The following are encoded together in the Leguminivora glycinivorella isolate SPB_JAAS2020 chromosome 18, LegGlyc_1.1, whole genome shotgun sequence genome:
- the LOC125235883 gene encoding uncharacterized protein LOC125235883 — protein MSDTSEHLFNFVPLASSQTQSQSERESGVRRLSLGVKRKATPVYSFIKKPHRNGGTKVIKIEIYDSNKLNENFEHICKCNAELCAQYVVKNTLLDQVYELTRRVIDKIDEGLSSDTPHGYTIE, from the exons ATGTCG gaTACATCAGAACACCTATTCAACTTCGTTCCTTTGGCATCATCCCAAACTCAAAGTCAGAGTGAACGGGAGTCAGGGGTGAGACGTCTGTCCTTGGGGGTCAAGAGGAAGGCAACACCCGTTTACTCGTTTATCAAAAAACCACATCGGAATGGAGGTACAAAAGTCATCAAAATAGAAATTTACGACAGTAACAAATTGAATGAGAACTTTGAACATATATGTAAATGTAATGCCGAGCTGTGTGCCCAATATGTAGTGAAAAATACGTTATTAGACCAAGTTTACGAATTAACGCGTAGAGTAATTGACAAGATAGACGAAGGTTTGTCCTCAGATACGCCACATGGGTACACCATCGAATAA